Below is a genomic region from Raphanus sativus cultivar WK10039 chromosome 4, ASM80110v3, whole genome shotgun sequence.
ATATCTTTTTTATGTTGTACATACTCTCGCTATGTTGTTTGATGGTGTAGAGATTGGCTTCGTTCTGGCACTTGTAAAATTTGCAGCGTATGAATCATTTCTCCTTTTTCCAGGTCATTGAAACTGACATCCAACCCAGCGATCTATGTACTCGCAGAGAATATGCCAGGTGGCTGGTTTCTGCTAGCAGTGCATTATCAaggtatattttattatattgtttgttaATCTGGTGGGATTAGAGTGTTCATTTTTGGTGTTGAAAAGTGAATTTCATACGTTTGTGTGTGTTCTTCAACTCTCTGCAGAAACACGACCTCAAAAGTGTATCCTGCAATGTATATAGAGAATGTTACAGAGCTTGCTTTCGATGATATTACTCCTGAAGACCCTGATTTTTCATCCATTCAAGGTAAAACTGGACTCTGAATTTTAACTCTTCCCAAAACGAAGATAACCTGTGAAGCTAACTTCTGTATACTCCTTTCAGGTTTGGCAGAAGCTGGACTTATCACAAGCAAGCTTTCTAACCGTGATTTGCTTAACGATGTCGAAGGCACCTTCTTGTTTTCCCCTGAAAGGTATTTATGTCACTGGAAAACGGAATCTCATCCTGCTTGTTTAAAATGAAATTCTGCATTTGCATACCGCATTGACAGTAACAGATAAATATTCGTGAACTGATATGGTTACCTTAATTTTTCTTTGAGATGTGAGTGCTATGTCTTGAGTATTCTTATGAAACAGAACGCATAAAATCATTGTTCTTTCTGTTTTTGCGAATATTATGGTACTATGTGCTTTCACATCACATTTGCAATTCATATATTAGCTTATTTCTACAAGTTAAGCTTGCTTCTTGTCCGACGCAGCCTTCTTTCACGCCAGGATCTTATCAGCTGGAAAATGGCCTTGGAGAAACGACAACTTCCAGAAGCTGATAAAAAGGTTGCATATCAAGCTTGGATTTATTCACTTCTCATAATCATGCAGATAATCATCTTTTCACTTCATCATGCAGGTGCTGTATGAACAGTCAGGCTTTATTGACATCGATAGGATAAACCCAGATGCATGGCCCGCCATTATTGCAGATTTATCTACCGGAGAACAAGGAATCGCTGCCCTTGCATTTGGTATGCGCAGATTTCACATCTAGATATGTCTTCTAGCACAATCATGACCTTATTGTATAATGCACACACCCCTTTTAGGTTGTACAAGATTGTTTCAGCCTCATAAACCCGTCACTAAAGCTCAAGCTGCCATTGCTCTTTCCAATGGTGAGGCTTCTGAAATAGTCACTGAAGAACTGGCACGCATAGAAGCAGAATCAATGGCTGAAAAGGCCGTGTCTGCACATAACGCCCTGGTTGCAGAGGTCGAGAAGGATGTGAATGCCAGCTTCGAGAAAGAGCTTTCCATGGAACGAGAAAAGATTGAAGCAGTCGAGAAAATGGCGGAACAGGTGAAACTGGAGTTGGAGCAGTTGAGGgagaagagagaggaagagaatcTGGTGTTGGTGAAAGAACGAGCTGCAGTTGACTCAGAAATGGAGGTGCTCTCAAGGCTAAGACGTGAAGCTGAAGAGAAGCTGGAGGACTTGATGAGCAACAAGGCGGAGATATCTTTTGAGAAGGAAAAAGTTTCCAATCTTCGaaaagaagctgaagaagagaGCCAGCGGATTTCGAAGTTGCAATATGAATTGGAAGTAGAGCGTAAGGCTCTCTCCATGGCCAGGTTCTCTTTCTACAGCCAGAgctatacaatatatttataatgtctTAAAGAATCTATCTACATTATGATATCAACCCAATGAGTGTAAGAGTTTTGATCTGTGTCTGAATCCTCGTATTTTATTTGTTCAGATCATGGGCCGAGGAGGAAGGAAAGAGAGCTAGCGAGCAAGCTAGAGCCTTAGAAGAGGCTAGAAAGCGATGGGAAACAAACGGACTAAGAGTTATTGTTGACAAAGACCTTCAAGAGAATGTAGAGGCAGAACAAAGCGTATTGCTAAACACCGTAGAGCAATCTTCCATTGAAGGAACCGAGGAGAGAGCCCAAACCCTTATGGATAAGCTGAAGGAGATGGCGGAATCAGTGGTTGGAAAATCCCGGGAAGTGATCTCCATGGTGATGGAGAAGATACGTTTATGGATTGTGGTCTTGAAGGAATACGCAGAGAACTTGGGGAAGCGAGCGGGTGAAATGAGAGAGGCAGCCATTGTTAGTGCGAAAGGAGCAGCAAAGGAGGTTGAGAAAGGGACGGTTCAGGTAGGCGACAAGGTGAAGAGAATGGCTGAGGAGTGTAGAGATGGCGTTGGGAAGATCACTCAGAGGTTCAAGACCTAAGCGAGTTATTGaacttgcttttttttttggtttccttaaaataaaataaaaaaagagaataatgGGGGTGGCCATTACATTATACAGTATTGGTCAGTGATGATCAGAGAGTTCAAAACTGTAACATTTTGTAATCTTTGTTATGTGCTTACTTACACTCTAGTGCATTACATCACATTACAGTTGCCTTTGGTATTGTATTCATAGGCAAATAAACACTTCATGATCTGCTAGTAGTCACTATACCAAAGTCCAAATAGATACCATGAACAGTACCGAGGTATATCATGTGTATACTATTATAATCTCTTTCATATAATATAACCAGAAAACCCACAGATTTAAGGCTTTGATAAAATCCCATGAAAGCAAGAGTCTTAAAGACAAAGCAAATATCttatttcttctcttctttctcagCATCGGTGGCTCTATTGGCTCTGACACCAGCATGGCGTTTGTTAGTGCGCTCAAGACGGATCTTGTCATAAGCCTTGAATGACTTCATATCAGCAGTCACCTTCACAAGCTCCATCGCAACCTTCTCTCTAGCGATAGGCATGTAACCTCCTTGGACTTGAGTTGCATTAGCAAGCTCCTCTGGAGTAGAATCACCAGCCtgcaaaacaacaacaacaacaaattgTCATTACATAACAAAAACTCAATATATCTCAATGTCATCTATCTGAGAATGGTGGATTGGTACCTTGACTACACGGGATCGGCGAGGAAAGACAACCAACTTGGCCTTGTAGGTCTTTAACCTTTGAACATTGGATTGAAGACCCTCCAAGGAACGGTTCTTACGACGGTGATCAATTGAGATTCCAATCGTTGGAGCCAACTTCTTTGCAATACCAGCAGCCTGATTATCAAAGAGTTTTCATCATTACATCTTCCATAAAGATATAGCAAAATGAGTTTAATAATTTGAGAAACCAGACCTTAAGCTCCTCGAGAGTGAAGCCTTTACCGGCTCTGACTTTCATGTTGTACTTGATTGTCCGTGCGTGAACAACAGGACGGAGAGCTCCAGAGGTGGGACGAGGGAAGATCTTCACTGCCTTCTCCTGTCTCGCTTCGTTGAGCAAAAAGAAAGTATATTAAGATAAAACGGCTACATAACTAAAGCTTTAAGCAAAAATCTAGTCGAGATCGAAACTAACCAACTCTTCTTCTGGTTTTCCGGGCAGGTTGGTTGAACCATGTTTTAACATTGTTCTGCCAGTGTTTCCTGAAGTGTGAGCCTTGGATCTCATTGTTGTGCTTCATTCTCTTATCTTAAAACTAAGCAAATTCAACAATGAGAAAAAcgcatgtgtttttttttttttgtaaaatattaaattaaatcgCATGTGTTTTCAAATATGCAACTTAGCTACACACGAATCAAGTAGAGGATCATGCATTTCAATCCATGATCAAGTACAGTACAGACTACAGACTATAGTATTATGTATCAACCCCATTTTTATTCAAGGCAGATCAGATTCGTTAGCATATTCTGAGTTCATACAATGACGAAATGATATATTGATCACGTAGAGAAACGAgagaaatgagagagagagatagagagatatAAACtcacagcagcagcagcagcagcagcagcagcagcagcagcagcagcagcagcagcagcagcagcagcagcctgGACAAAAATGTCTACGAGGAGGAGGGCTTCTCGAGATTTTCATGCCACATCTTTATATAGTAAACACCCAAACCCGAGCAGATGAAATGGGCTTCGATTAGTCAAGATGGGCCGATCTtcttttaaatgtttctttCTCCCGAGTCATAACGGTGTGGTTTTTACATACTCATTCATTCAGATTCGGTTTGAATATAATTGAGTTTTGGAATTTttggatttgaaaattttagtctcattcaaatatttataaatttcagttcggttcaattcggttcggattcagataatttatttaaaatttattatatactttaatttttcaaaatctaaaatttaaattaatatataacatataaatttgaataatatttaccaaaatatctaaatttaacattaaaaattagtttaaatatttatatgaagaactaatttatattttaagtttttagtgttttaactattatttacctttttaattattcatttttgactacttatatatattttctagtgTTTTGGATAACTGTTATGTAGCTAGTGCTGCTAAACCATGTACATATATAAAAGTTAGCCATAACTCGCATCTGAATTGGCCATATATAAAGAACATCTTCAAAAAGAGACTAGTCagaatcaatactattaattcttcaacatgtccagtTGATAAATGTTGGCTCCAACGATTAATGACAACAAATAATGTATCATATATTTTCGAATGTAACCACCCATGACACAATAGTATAACGTAACCACCCCCTTcacaataataaaacaataaaagaattatatagGGAACAATTAATACAGGCACTTAAAATATGTAGGTTAACATAACCACTCCCTATACTCTCTTTACACTTATCTATTTAATAACTGtcataatacaaaattaattatttttaacaaggttttgttattttaaaaaattattgtttgaaaataaagtaccatatcaatactattaaaattgaagtatgTCCTATTGATATGAAGTTGtgtccatttaaaaaaaattgatttttatatataactgcTTATACATATCTATATAACACGATatctgtatataatttttaactgtCGACGGTTACAAAAACGATTGATATATATaactaacaatttatataacTGCTTATACCCCATGATGCTGTTTGTGATCTTCAAAACCATTTTTGTGCTAGACGGTGGTTGTCCGTATCAGTGACCACCATATAGTTTTTTCGGAGTTTTGATTATTGAAAATTGGATATTAGATGACAGATCTATGAACATGAGGcacaaacgaaaaaaaaaagattttaataattttgttaaatatggTCGTTGATTTCCATGGAAGAAGTTGTAAACGAGTGTGACTCAAATAAATTGGGGAAGATAAAGACTAATTTACAATTATACTGTTcactaaaagataaaaaaatataacaacttattttatataattggatataatataataatcaatactattaaatttgaaaCATGTCCAATTAATGTTACTTAAGTCcaactaaaaaaataagatatatataactgtttatatgccaatataaatataactgtttaacttttaattttatttttaaaaaaatatcttattttttagtaATACACATATAACAACTAACCGGTCAAAAAACAGTTACACAATCCGTTTTAAAAAAGTCTGAACTGATACGTGGCAGTTTGTTGAATGGATGACAGTTAATTGTTTCTTGCTGGTTACAAcctgtattttataaaaataatatttcttaaaaatataaaacagaaaatatatcaGTTCTTTTAACAGCGGATCATAAGTTTGGtcaaactatttgaaaaatcgatttgcgggtgcgggttatgagtattttatgcgGAGTGAGTGTGGGTTGGTGAattttggatcgcggctacccgtGGACCcgcaaagtatttaaaaaataaaaattaaaaagtaattttttttaaatacatgagtttaaaatagtaatttaaaaattttaatcatgtataaatttttattttaaatatatttttataatagttaaattaaataatgatttttaaaatatatatataacccgtagataaccacaaaattaagcggagtggatgcgggtacaaaattatttgttttcggGTTGTGTGAGtcagatttttttaacaaaacaaaactgaaaatccACGGGTTGACGGGTCAGTGGGGCGAATTCAACCGCAATTTAACCTTAACCGTGCTATACCGGATCcatttttagattactattatttaataaaatatattttggttaagatttatatacaaatatgattacaaaaaaatacaaatatattcaaaaaaaacaaaaatatcaaaaattgaatttaaaacaaaatatatacccgcccttttaagggcgggtcaaaatctagtaatgtaataaaaatgtaacaaaGTTGTAACTATTTAAGCTTAACTATAATGGGGCAAAGGAAAATGTAACTGTTATTGGTTGACTCTTGACTTATCTATAAATCCCATACAAAGTAAACGAGCACGACCTACGTGGTGCCATGCTCTAAATCAGAAATCAAGACAAACTAATTAGTGTGAAGCCACATATACTAGTGGGATTATAGAGAAATACCCaaagtatataaaaacgaaGAACAACTTTTCCCTTTTGATATTCACTGATTTTTTCCATAGATAATAAAAACGATCAGCCAGTTTTgtagttataattttaattaattacaggaagacataattatttaattttgtgtattttattaaagataaagagcgaaataatattcaaaattttaaccaTAGTGCGAATTCATTTTGCAAATAAGTATATGATTATACAGATGAAAATTAAGGTGAGTTTGTAACTAGTATGTTTATCAAATGGACTATAataagatttttctttttccaaaTAAGAATCGGCAAAAGAGAACCATTCTTAACTGGATCGCCCATTTTAGTATTCACCCCTGTGGGCATGACATATGcataaaacaataaatacatttttgaGAGAAAATGCTTGCTagtataaatatcattaatctGGCAACATACACTAACCAAGAAAACAATACATTAGGTTGCTCCAAATCTtagacaaaaaagaaaaaaactattagGTTGCTCCAAATTAATAGAGCCATGTCTAGTGTCCAGTTTTTCCTCATCTTTTCTTTGTTGGCGTTGGTTGGATCAATCAATGGTAACAATCTTATACTATATCAAATCCAtttctaataatataagtatttaAACTACCAAATATATAACCATGAAACTGCTAGGACGAACGCCGTGTGGATCGACTCCCACAACGCCCGACTGGAGGGATCGGATGGAATCCTACGAGGAAGGACAACGTCGAATGGGAAGGATAGGTTTGGAGTGCGAAACCGAAGGGTATACAGGTGGTTCGGGTTCGGGCTCGGGATCGGTCTCTGCTGCTGCTATCCTTCTCGAACTGTTTATCTTGCTTTTCATTATAATTGGTGTCGCCGCGGGAATCTGGTGTGTGTGTGTCCAGAGGCAAAAGGCTATAAACGCAGCCAACATCAATAACTTTCCAGGTTAGttataatatgaatatattacAATACCTAACGAATTTGGGTTCGTGTTATATAGTGTTGGTAACGGTTTGgaagtaaaaataattataggtCAAGTGGTAGGAGCTCAGGTGGCTCATGAAACTGATCTCAAGACTGTTCAAAAGGGAGATCCTGGTTATAAAGTTTGATTCGTACTTGTTCATTTTATCTATTGGTTATGTATTTTATTCATGCTACGTACTCTGTTGGTTTGGCTAAACTCTACGCTTCAGCTTGTTTTTAGGCCGAACAAACATTTTGATCTTCTGTTAAATTGGTCGTATGTTCAAAACGTGTTTTGATCTACATGGAATATAATAGTTTGGGCTCAAAACTCCAAGATGTCCACCTAAACAAAcatttagaaaaatcaggaattGGGGCTTGGCCCGAACATCTCTGGTTTACAAAAATTCTGTtcttagaagaaaaaaatcctTTCCGAGTCATCGAAGGAGATACTATTTTGTAGGCACTCGAAAGGGAACAGAAGCTTTCTTCATACGCACAATAAGTGGGACCCTTTCAGAGTTATCGAAGGAGCGCCCAGGGCTAGACTAggcgaatttgaattttttacttAAACCGCTCTACTCACTCAAATTTGAAACCAAATcaactcaaaatataaaaagagcAGAATAAACAAAGGAACTGAAAGGaaacaaacttcaaatttaaaggcCTTCCCTTATCTACAGATTTCTTGATTCTATATCGATTGAGAAATTCCCTCTTGGTAGTAAAACACTGATCAttattaaacaaacaaaaaaaagccaCTGATCAGATTTTGTGATTATGGAGACCAAGTTGCCGATGAGTCATGAACGAAAAGCGGTTCGGGTGGTGGCTAGGATCAAGCCATCATCAGCATATCCGAGTGCAAAATCTTCAGCAGCTACATCGGTATCAGTTCACAAGCCCAACGGAGATGAATCTGAGACGGTTTCCATTTCGTCCGGAGCTCAATTCGCTGGGTAGTTCcgtttttcttttatatgtaaccttttttttttttactgaattcACTGTTATTCTATTATTGAGTAACATATCTGTTTGGTTGATTGAGATTGGAGATTCCTACTCTAGCTTAGCTTTTTAAATCTCAATCTGCCCTGCATATTACACATAAAAGTTACATATTATCTGTTGTCGTTGTGTAAAAACTAAAGTCTTATAAGAATTGATGTGACGTACTGAGTGGGATTTATAAATCGAAGCCTAATTTACAAAAtacgtttttttttatgttgtgGCAGTTCGAAAGATTCATATAAGTTGGACTACTGCTATGAAGAAAATGAAACCACAAGTTTAATTCTCACTAAGGAGATTAAGCCTCTTATCTCTACTGTCTTTGAGGGTAAAGATGCTAATGTAATTGCACACGGAGCAAGATGTAGCGGAAAAACACATCTTGCTCAGGTATTGATTCTTGAAAGGTCTCTATGTAAGTTATTACTGACAATAAAAAAATGCTAATGGAGTTATGTAATGATTTTGTTTGTAGGGGTCTGAGAAGGAACCTGGATTAGCTGCCCTTACAATGGGTGAGATGTTATCCATGGCTGAGGAAAGTGGATACTCGATTCTCGCATCGATTTATGAGGTTTGTCATGAAACCGTGTATGACATCTCAGACCAAGAAAAGAGAGTGGTTTCTGTACTAGAAGGTGCACAAGGGAAAATCCAACTAAAAGGACTTTCCAAGGCAAGTCATTCTGTGTTCTGGAGCATTTAGTCTCAGTGCATCATTCATATTTTGCTGGTTAATGTCattaatgtttcaaaattttgtgaCTTCAGGTACATGTGAAGTCACTCTCAGAGTTCAAAGAATTATATTTCGGTCTAAAGAAAACTCAGAAGCTGACCGGTGACTCTCCTCTTCGGAGCCATAGAGGTGTGATGATACATGTAACGACTAGTAGCAACATCAATTCTGGATCCATTGGGAGGATGAATTTTCTTGATATGGCAGGTTGATTATTTTCTTTCACATTGTTAGTGTTATCTCTTCTTtgtgatttctcttctattAGCATCTGAAGGTTGTTGTCTTCCTCTGACAGGATATGAGGACTCCAGAAAACAAAACACTGATCTAGCTCCTCTAGAGATTACCAGAATCAATAAGTCGATATATTCTTTACAGAACGTCATGTATGCTCTCAACGCAAATGAATCTCACGTGCCATATCGGGAGAGCAAACTCACTCGCATGCTGAAAGATTGTTTACAAGGATCCAACGAAACCTTGCTGATCACTTGTCTGGTAGACATTTTACTGgctgttgattttttttaaaggttacACTTCACTAAAATAATTGCAAACAATGCTAACCATTTATTTAATATCTTGTTTCAGCCTCGGGAACTCAGCCAAGACTCGTTTTACATGTTAAACTTAGCTTCACGTATCTGCTTAGGCAATAACCGAGCCATGGCTAATGCAACTAAGAAGAGCAATGGTCCTCTAAGATCTATTTCATCATCATATGTCTCTCAAAGGAGACAAACACCTTTGACCGTGACTGTTTACTCTAAACAAAGGACAGAGCTAAGGGGAAACGCGAGTGAGAGAAAGATTAAGCTCAAAACTTCCGCTTCTGCAATTAAAGGAAGGTAACACTTACCTAACTAACTTAGTACCAGCTCTAAGTTTACTTGCTATACTCAGTTTTATAACATTAATAATGATGGTATTTTTCTGCAATGATTGAAGGAAATTGTTTGGTGAAGCAAATGGTTCGGTGAAATCTAAAAATAACACTAAGGAGGTAAATCATCACTTATtcttattcaaataaaattttaaggaaTAGTTTTGCTAGACTCGTTTTGGATTTTGTAGATGGATAGCAAAGACAGAATGGCAATGAAAAAGGTTTAGATCCTTGTTCTGGATTGTTAGAATAATGCGCTTCAGTTTCTTTTTAGCATTTTAAATGACACTTATGTTCTATTTTTGTGCAGGAAACTTCCACTTCAAAGGTGGTCTTAAACGTTGAAGCCTCCGCTTCAGAAGAAGTAAATCCTTGCGTGCGTGAACTTAATTGAAACTAAATCTTTACTTAACAAGCTCTTCCGTTCTTTATTGTAGAAAATGTGTTTGTTATTTATTGTTACAGATTCTCAATCTTTCCTGATAGTAGTTGTAGTATTTTGTATGAACGTTAATGCTAAATGATAACCATCAAGGAAATATTTACATTATGACTTCTTTGTAGGAAAATTCCGTCTCAACTCTTTCAAGTTTCAATAATCTTCAGGAAACACCTCGGAAAcatcaagaagagttttcagAAGCCATTAATTGCATTGATGTTATTACATGCAAAGGTGAAACTAGAAAGTAGATAGTGAAGAGTTTGGTTTACCGAAATATCTTgctattatcttattttttttctttgtattgcAGCCCAAATTGTTGAGAGAGATGAAAACCGTTTAGACATTGAAGAAGGTCTGACTCTGTTTAATGAAGGTATGCAGAGAGTCTTGTAATGTTAATCTGAGAAGCTATCATATGTGAAACCTTGTATAAACTTATTGCCTTTCTACTGCTTGTAGGTGAAAATTTGGACAAAGAAAACACTAGTTTGCTAGCCAATGAAATTACATCACCACCGCTCAGCTTGCGACTTCAAGAGCTATCGAACAATTTGAAGTCGATATGTAATACCTTAAATCAACCATCAACACCTGAGAAGTACCCAACTCCACTGACTAAATATCCAGAGCATGGAAATATTATTGCTGAAGCTGAGCTGAGAACACCAGAGAGAAGTATGCCTTTAAATGTTGGTTGTAGTCCGTGGAAGACATTCAGTGCACACAGCTCTAAACTGAAGGTAAGCATGGTTAAAATTGTTCTTTTCGGTTGAACAGAAATGATATCATTTCCTTATTCGTATGATTATATAGTGTCTTCATACATTTGGTAGCTGCCTACATAGTTTGCTTTGAATCATTAAATGTTGTATGTTAATTGTGATTGGTTGACATAACTTTTTTGTGTCAAAATTCTGCAGAATTCTGCAGTTGGAGAGTACCTCAAGTTCCTAAACACTGCAGATAAGTAAGTTATCTAATTCTCTATAGTAAAATAAAGTTATTTTGGTGTGATAACGAAGTTAACTAATCTATTTAGTTCtcattcacttttttttttggtgtttacAGGGAAGATCTAAAGAAGCTAAAGGTTAGATGGCTAGCCTGATTAGAAAAATATTAGATAGTTATGGCATAATAACTAATACGTATATATGGATTTCATTGATGATGATATAGGGCATTGGAGAAAAGAGAGCGACTTACATAGTGGACCTCCGCCAAGAATCTCCTGAACCATTTAAGAAAGTAAAGCTCACCTTCACTATTTTTGTGATTTGTGAATGAGAAGTTTTCTCCTAATTTGGTTTTTTAAATGTGAAGTTCAAGTTTCATTTTGGGTTATTTTATAAGCTCTCGTTTATCTTCCATTGCAGCTTGATGACTTGAAAGATATTGGACTCTCAGAAAAACAGGTAAGCTTATTAGATCACCCGATTTTGTTCCTTTTTTCGGAGTCAGCTGTGGGTTACTAAA
It encodes:
- the LOC108854855 gene encoding uncharacterized protein LOC108854855, with amino-acid sequence MASASATWTPTSLQLRLALSSGVRRKSSAVYLRPSRLGGKVVCCVSQKPEVEAWTGSDSSNPPADGLAGWADSGNGNGNGNKSSRAKKKNLIEGVVGVGVVGIVFVAAISYTVASFKRNTSRLKPEMQPLTSSQHESVLISSDETPSDEAKVANSEENNLQGEVESIENNDVVQQGDEASGEDNILGTEDSSFDGIVSDGTDATENITSETTPEVELKLHVQSDPDTPESENIISESNSLLVSSPEAIDSQKSDITGAENPEEPDSLPDTEPTNVSDLETQVDSEKEDSMSSLPDSDAYTSTGTVVVGVSVASQSDLTSDPHTVPLNATGSAFSTVTEDLPEVNGTPEDLPAGIMSSISDIDTAKEVESSETLVSESTYLNMNSQDELTDNGQLLETPSGGSAFSTAGIPAPSISFQVNPGKILVPAAADQVQSQAFAALQVLKVIETDIQPSDLCTRREYARWLVSASSALSRNTTSKVYPAMYIENVTELAFDDITPEDPDFSSIQGLAEAGLITSKLSNRDLLNDVEGTFLFSPESLLSRQDLISWKMALEKRQLPEADKKVLYEQSGFIDIDRINPDAWPAIIADLSTGEQGIAALAFGCTRLFQPHKPVTKAQAAIALSNGEASEIVTEELARIEAESMAEKAVSAHNALVAEVEKDVNASFEKELSMEREKIEAVEKMAEQVKLELEQLREKREEENLVLVKERAAVDSEMEVLSRLRREAEEKLEDLMSNKAEISFEKEKVSNLRKEAEEESQRISKLQYELEVERKALSMARSWAEEEGKRASEQARALEEARKRWETNGLRVIVDKDLQENVEAEQSVLLNTVEQSSIEGTEERAQTLMDKLKEMAESVVGKSREVISMVMEKIRLWIVVLKEYAENLGKRAGEMREAAIVSAKGAAKEVEKGTVQVGDKVKRMAEECRDGVGKITQRFKT
- the LOC108854856 gene encoding 60S ribosomal protein L13-3, with amino-acid sequence MKHNNEIQGSHFRKHWQNNVKTWFNQPARKTRRRVARQEKAVKIFPRPTSGALRPVVHARTIKYNMKVRAGKGFTLEELKAAGIAKKLAPTIGISIDHRRKNRSLEGLQSNVQRLKTYKAKLVVFPRRSRVVKAGDSTPEELANATQVQGGYMPIAREKVAMELVKVTADMKSFKAYDKIRLERTNKRHAGVRANRATDAEKEEKK